One stretch of Nicotiana tabacum cultivar K326 chromosome 18, ASM71507v2, whole genome shotgun sequence DNA includes these proteins:
- the LOC107762323 gene encoding nectarin-1 has product MAAFGINSKIFQIMEMTILFLLAISIDRYCFAADEDMLQDVCVADINSMVKVNGFPCKTNFTAADFSSLAISKPGATNNKFGSVVTTANVEKVPGLNTLGVSLARIDYAPGGINPPHTHPRASEMVFVMEGELDVGFITTANVLVSKQVTKGEVFVFPRGLVHFQKNNGKVPAAVISAFNSQLPGTQSIPTTLFGASPTVPDDILAQTFQISTEDVQQIKSKFASAKKF; this is encoded by the exons ATGGCTGCCTTTGGAATTAATAGTAAGATATTTCAAATTATGGAGATGACGATACTATTTTTGTTAGCCATTAGCATAGACAGATATTGTTTTGCGGCAGATGAGGACATGCTCCAAGATGTTTGTGTTGCTGATATCAACTCAA TGGTGAAGGTGAACGGTTTCCCTTGCAAGACGAATTTCACGGCGGCAGATTTCTCGTCGTTGGCCATTTCAAAGCCTGGAGCCACAAACAACAAATTTGGTTCGGTAGTAACAACAGCAAATGTTGAGAAAGTTCCTGGGCTTAACACACTTGGTGTATCCCTCGCTCGAATTGACTATGCCCCTGGTGGTATTAACCCACCCCACACCCACCCACGTGCCTCCGAAATGGTCTTTGTTATGGAAGGTGAATTGGATGTTGGTTTCATTACTACTGCCAATGTACTGGTCTCTAAGCAAGTTACAAAGGGCGAAGTTTTTGTTTTTCCTAGAGGACTTGTACATTTCCAGAAGAATAACGGCAAAGTTCCAGCAGCTGTTATTTCTGCTTTCAATAGCCAGCTGCCTGGTACTCAGTCCATTCCAACAACTTTATTTGGAGCTTCACCAACTGTGCCAGATGATATATTGGCTCAAACATTCCAAATTAGTACTGAGGATGTTCAGCAGATCAAGTCAAAGTTTGCATCTGCcaagaaattttaa